A window of the Dunckerocampus dactyliophorus isolate RoL2022-P2 chromosome 21, RoL_Ddac_1.1, whole genome shotgun sequence genome harbors these coding sequences:
- the crhb gene encoding corticotropin releasing hormone b: MKLNFFGTIVILLVAFLPRYECRAVESPGGVLRIPAAQSPNSQQEQQQQHRSPSGPILERLGEEYFIRLGNGDSNSFPPSSMYPLGAGGLLNRALQLQLTRRLLQGKVGNIRALIGGFPDRKDDDFDDSVERGRRSEDPPISLDLTFHLLREMMEMSKAEQMAQQAQNNRRMMELFGK, translated from the coding sequence ATGAAGCTCAATTTCTTTGGTACCATTGTGATTCTGCTCGTTGCCTTCCTACCGCGCTACGAATGTCGGGCTGTTGAGAGCCCCGGCGGAGTTCTGCGCATCCCCGCTGCCCAAAGCCCGAACTCCcagcaggagcagcagcagcagcacaggtCGCCCTCGGGTCCCATCCTGGAGCGCCTCGGTGAGGAGTACTTCATCCGTCTGGGCAACGGGGACTCAAACTCTTTCCCCCCCTCGTCCATGTACCCCCTCGGCGCCGGTGGCCTCCTTAACAGGGCGCTGCAGCTCCAGCTCACTCGGCGGCTTTTGCAAGGCAAAGTTGGCAACATACGGGCGCTCATCGGCGGCTTCCCGGACCGCAAAGATGACGACTTCGACGACTCCGTGGAACGGGGACGCAGGTCCGAGGACCCGCCCATCTCCCTGGACCTGACCTTCCACCTGCTGCGGGAGATGATGGAGATGTCCAAGGCGGAACAGATGGCGCAGCAAGCCCAAAACAACAGAAGAATGATGGAGCTCTTCGGGAAGTGA